Proteins from a single region of Bos javanicus breed banteng chromosome 7, ARS-OSU_banteng_1.0, whole genome shotgun sequence:
- the LOC133250781 gene encoding putative adhesion G protein-coupled receptor E4P isoform X1 — translation MGRRCLLLLSGLSVLLALSGLEAKEAGVSCPPCPENANCLNGTCVCKDGFESVSLRWYSRSAQKCEDIDECARGLAKCKKKAYCRNGIGNYYCSCVPHYPLFNWVAGIFTINHAECYEDASDKTQAPGDIWEMLRNNGSKNYIAKQATQLLQHVELTIWNESFVSPGKYENSALNIVYETKKCNETSEKTVLEAGNNTMDIDCPNAFKGTTRDASAVALITYRSLGDILNGSFFSDRRGIKEVNLNSKVISGSIGVKEKVDLSKPVFLTFQHTQPGGGRRKYFCVYWKGSKDGGSWSTEGCAHLGSNDSHTQCKCSHLSSFAVLVALVPKEDPVLTMITYVGLSLSLLCLLLAALTFLLCRSIQNTSTTLHLQLSICLFLAHLLFLVGIDQTEPEVLCKVIAGVLHYLYLAAFTWMFLEGLHLFLTVRNLKVANYTTAGRFKKRFMYPVGYAVPALIVAVSATVGHKNYGTYTHCWLKLDKGFIWSFMGPVALIILINLVFYFQVLWILRSKLSSLNKEVSTIQNTRVMTFKAISQLFILGCSWGLGFFLVEEVGKTTGSIIAYMFTIINVLQGTLLFVVHCLLNRQVQMEFKKWFSGVRKGVETESSEVFRSATQTKMEKLEKSSEFFCKKDSASIQPPPGPQLVSVSWLKTDN, via the exons ATGGGAAGGAGGTGCCTGTTGCTACTCTCTG GTCTCAGTGTCCTCCTGGCTCTGTCAGGATTGGAAGCAAAGGAGGCTGGAG TTTCCTGTCCTCCGTGCCCAGAAAATGCTAACTGCCTCAATGGCACCTGCGTTTGCAAAGATGGATTTGAGTCTGTGTCTCTGAGGTGGTACTCGAGGTCCGCTCAGAAATGTGAAG ATATTGATGAGTGTGCGAGAGGGCTGGCAAAGTGCAAGAAGAAAGCATATTGCAGAAATGGAATTGGAAATTACTACTGCAGCTGTGTCCCACATTATCCTCTCTTCAACTGGGTGGCTGGTATATTTACAATTAATCATGCAGAATGTTATG AGGATGCCAGTGATAAGACACAAGCACCAGGGGACATTTGG gaaatgCTGAGGAACAATGGAAGCAAAAACTACATTGCAAAACAGGCGACCCAACTACTTCAACATGTAGAATTGACCATATGGAACGAGAGTTTTGTTTCTCCAGGAAAGTATGAAAATTCTGCACTTAACATAG TTTATGAAACCAAGAAGTGCAATGAGACAAGTGAGAAGActgttctagaagctggaaacaaCACGATGGATATCGACTGCCCAAATGCTTTCAAAGGAACCACAAGAG ATGCAAGTGCAGTGGCGCTTATCACTTATCGATCTCTTGGGGATATTCTAAATGGATCCTTTTTCAGTGATAGAAGAGGGATAAAGGAAGTCAACCTGAACTCTAAAGTGATAAGTGGCTCCATTGGTGTGAAGGAAAAAGTTGATCTATCTAAACCTGTGTTCCTGACCTTCCAACATACTCAG CCAGGTGGTGGgaggagaaaatatttctgtgtCTACTGGAAAGGATCAAAGGATGGGGGCAGCTGGTCGACGGAGGGTTGCGCTCATTTGGGCAGCAATGATTCTCACACCCAATGCAAGTGCTCCCACCTTTCCAGCTTTGCTGTCCTCGTGGCTCTTGTTCCCAAG GAGGATCCTGTGCTGACCATGATCACCTATGTGGGGCTGAGCCTCTCCCTGCTCTGCCTCCTCCTGGCAGCCCTCACCTTCCTCCTGTGTCGATCCATCCAGAACACCAGCACTACTCTCCACCTGCAGCTCTCCATCTGCCTCTTTCTGGCCCACCTCCTCTTCCTCGTGGGGATTGATCAAACTGAACCTGAG GTGCTGTGCAAGGTCATCGCAGGTGTACTGCATTACCTCTACTTGGCCGCCTTCACCTGGATGTTCCTCGAAGGGCTACACCTCTTCCTCACTGTCAGGAACCTCAAGGTGGCCAACTAcaccactgcaggcagattcaagAAGAGGTTCATGTACCCTGTAGGCTATGCGGTCCCAGCTCTGATTGTGGCTGTATCAGCAACAGTAGGACACAAGAATTATGGAACGTATACTCA CTGCTGGCTCAAACTTGATAAAGGGTTCATCTGGAGCTTCATGGGGCCAGTAGCACTCATTATCTTG ATAAACTTGGTGTTCTACTTCCAAGTTCTGTGGATTTTGAGAAGCAAACTTTCCTCCCTTAATAAAGAAGTTTCCACCATTCAGAACACCAG agtcATGACATTTAAAGCCATCTCTCAGCTGTTTATCCTGGGATGTTCTTGGGGTCTTGGTTTTTTCTTGGTTGAAGAAGTTGGGAAGACCACTGGATCGATCATCGCCTACATGTTCACCATCATCAATGTTCTACAGGGGACTTTGCTTTTTGTGGTACACTGTCTTCTTAATCGCCAG GTGCAGATGGAATTCAAGAAGTGGTTTAGTGGGGTGCGGAAAGGGGTTGAAACTGAAAGCTCTGAGGTATTTCGCTCTGCTACTCAGACCAAAATG GAGAAACTGGAGAAGTCATCAGAATTCTTTTGCAAAAAAGACTCTGCGTCTATCCAGCCACCGCCTGGGCCTCAACTTGTTAGTGTTTCTTGGCTCAAAACAGACAACTGA
- the LOC133250781 gene encoding putative adhesion G protein-coupled receptor E4P isoform X2 → MGRRCLLLLSGLSVLLALSGLEAKEAGVSCPPCPENANCLNGTCVCKDGFESVSLRWYSRSAQKCEDIDECARGLAKCKKKAYCRNGIGNYYCSCVPHYPLFNWVAGIFTINHAECYEDASDKTQAPGDIWEMLRNNGSKNYIAKQATQLLQHVELTIWNESFVSPGKYENSALNIVYETKKCNETSEKTVLEAGNNTMDIDCPNAFKGTTRDASAVALITYRSLGDILNGSFFSDRRGIKEVNLNSKVISGSIGVKEKVDLSKPVFLTFQHTQPGGGRRKYFCVYWKGSKDGGSWSTEGCAHLGSNDSHTQCKCSHLSSFAVLVALVPKEDPVLTMITYVGLSLSLLCLLLAALTFLLCRSIQNTSTTLHLQLSICLFLAHLLFLVGIDQTEPEVLCKVIAGVLHYLYLAAFTWMFLEGLHLFLTVRNLKVANYTTAGRFKKRFMYPVGYAVPALIVAVSATVGHKNYGTYTHCWLKLDKGFIWSFMGPVALIILINLVFYFQVLWILRSKLSSLNKEVSTIQNTRVMTFKAISQLFILGCSWGLGFFLVEEVGKTTGSIIAYMFTIINVLQGTLLFVVHCLLNRQEKLEKSSEFFCKKDSASIQPPPGPQLVSVSWLKTDN, encoded by the exons ATGGGAAGGAGGTGCCTGTTGCTACTCTCTG GTCTCAGTGTCCTCCTGGCTCTGTCAGGATTGGAAGCAAAGGAGGCTGGAG TTTCCTGTCCTCCGTGCCCAGAAAATGCTAACTGCCTCAATGGCACCTGCGTTTGCAAAGATGGATTTGAGTCTGTGTCTCTGAGGTGGTACTCGAGGTCCGCTCAGAAATGTGAAG ATATTGATGAGTGTGCGAGAGGGCTGGCAAAGTGCAAGAAGAAAGCATATTGCAGAAATGGAATTGGAAATTACTACTGCAGCTGTGTCCCACATTATCCTCTCTTCAACTGGGTGGCTGGTATATTTACAATTAATCATGCAGAATGTTATG AGGATGCCAGTGATAAGACACAAGCACCAGGGGACATTTGG gaaatgCTGAGGAACAATGGAAGCAAAAACTACATTGCAAAACAGGCGACCCAACTACTTCAACATGTAGAATTGACCATATGGAACGAGAGTTTTGTTTCTCCAGGAAAGTATGAAAATTCTGCACTTAACATAG TTTATGAAACCAAGAAGTGCAATGAGACAAGTGAGAAGActgttctagaagctggaaacaaCACGATGGATATCGACTGCCCAAATGCTTTCAAAGGAACCACAAGAG ATGCAAGTGCAGTGGCGCTTATCACTTATCGATCTCTTGGGGATATTCTAAATGGATCCTTTTTCAGTGATAGAAGAGGGATAAAGGAAGTCAACCTGAACTCTAAAGTGATAAGTGGCTCCATTGGTGTGAAGGAAAAAGTTGATCTATCTAAACCTGTGTTCCTGACCTTCCAACATACTCAG CCAGGTGGTGGgaggagaaaatatttctgtgtCTACTGGAAAGGATCAAAGGATGGGGGCAGCTGGTCGACGGAGGGTTGCGCTCATTTGGGCAGCAATGATTCTCACACCCAATGCAAGTGCTCCCACCTTTCCAGCTTTGCTGTCCTCGTGGCTCTTGTTCCCAAG GAGGATCCTGTGCTGACCATGATCACCTATGTGGGGCTGAGCCTCTCCCTGCTCTGCCTCCTCCTGGCAGCCCTCACCTTCCTCCTGTGTCGATCCATCCAGAACACCAGCACTACTCTCCACCTGCAGCTCTCCATCTGCCTCTTTCTGGCCCACCTCCTCTTCCTCGTGGGGATTGATCAAACTGAACCTGAG GTGCTGTGCAAGGTCATCGCAGGTGTACTGCATTACCTCTACTTGGCCGCCTTCACCTGGATGTTCCTCGAAGGGCTACACCTCTTCCTCACTGTCAGGAACCTCAAGGTGGCCAACTAcaccactgcaggcagattcaagAAGAGGTTCATGTACCCTGTAGGCTATGCGGTCCCAGCTCTGATTGTGGCTGTATCAGCAACAGTAGGACACAAGAATTATGGAACGTATACTCA CTGCTGGCTCAAACTTGATAAAGGGTTCATCTGGAGCTTCATGGGGCCAGTAGCACTCATTATCTTG ATAAACTTGGTGTTCTACTTCCAAGTTCTGTGGATTTTGAGAAGCAAACTTTCCTCCCTTAATAAAGAAGTTTCCACCATTCAGAACACCAG agtcATGACATTTAAAGCCATCTCTCAGCTGTTTATCCTGGGATGTTCTTGGGGTCTTGGTTTTTTCTTGGTTGAAGAAGTTGGGAAGACCACTGGATCGATCATCGCCTACATGTTCACCATCATCAATGTTCTACAGGGGACTTTGCTTTTTGTGGTACACTGTCTTCTTAATCGCCAG GAGAAACTGGAGAAGTCATCAGAATTCTTTTGCAAAAAAGACTCTGCGTCTATCCAGCCACCGCCTGGGCCTCAACTTGTTAGTGTTTCTTGGCTCAAAACAGACAACTGA